ATTGGTCTACAGGCTGCCTGAAATCGGTGAGCTGGTGGGCGGCTACCGCATGGTCGAGAAGCTCGGCTCCGGTAGCTACGGCCACGTCTACAAGGCCGAGCAGGCGCAGTGCTTCTACGCGGTGAAGTTCCTCCGCGGTCGCCTGTTGCATGACCGGGCCCGGCGAGAGATCCGCATCCTGCTTCACCTGGAACATCCCGATGTCGTCCGCTTCTACGGGTGCGGCTACTGGCCGGACCCATTCATCGGACATTCCTATCTCGTGATGGAGTTCGCCGGAGGGCGGACACTGGAGGCATACGCCTCGGAGGAGAACCCATCCGCCCGCAGGTCCGCGCGCATCGTGCTGGATACCGCGCTGACGCTCGGTGAGGTGCTCCGGCAGGGGGTCATGCACCGGGACCTCAAGCCGGACAACATCATCATCCGCGATGTGAATTCGCGGCCGCTCCTCATCGACTTCGGCGTGGGCACTCTCGTGGGGGCTCCCGCCGTCACCAGCTCACGCCTTCCTCCTGGCACCCTCGAGTTCCGCGCGCCCGAAGCGTGGCGCTTCAGCCAGGAGAGTGATTCCGAGCACTACGAGTACGGCCCGGCGGACGAGTTGTGGGCTCTCGGGGTGACGTTCTACTGGCTGCTGACGGACGTCCTTCCCTTTGGCGACAGGGATGACGAAGAAGACGGTGGTCTGGCCGAGCGCATCCTCCACCAGACGCCTGTCGCCCCCCACCTCCTCAACCCGCGCGTGCCACGAGCGCTCTCCGACATCTGCATGCGGATGTTGGAGAAGGAGCCGACGGCACGTTACGCGAGCGTGGTCGAGTTCTGCGCGGCGCTCGATGCGGCCATGGCCGAGGCCGAGCCTGATTCGTGCTGGGACCTGCCACTGTTCGAGCCGGACGCGCTTCACGCCAGGACCACGGAGGAAGATCCAGCGCGTGTGGATGTGAACGACTCGACGCGCTGGCTCCGGCGTTGGATGAAGGAGAAGCGCCGGAGAGGCCTGAAGCCCCCGGAGAAGACAGACACAACTCCCACGCCCGTGGCCGGAGTCCTCGCCACTGTCCCGGAACAGAACGAGCCCGTTGTCGCGCCAGTCCCTCCGCCGGAACCGATTGCACCCCCTGTGTCTCGCACGCCGGCTCCGTCTGAACTACCGCGAGCGATACCAGCTCCACGCCCTGCGATGACACGTCATCGCACTCGCCTCGCGACGGCAACCGGGCTCGCGGCCGTGGTGCTCGGCATCTCCCTGCTCTCCAGCTCGATCCTCTTCCCTCCTGTATCGGCCCCACTCGACACGTCATCCAAGGCCACCACGACTCTACAATCCGAGTCCGGCCATGAAGTGGCGTGGTCCGCGAAGCCGCTGGATCCTCCAGGCGGAGAAGGCGCCGAGCCCGCGATGGGCTCCATCTCCGCGCCTGTGATGATCACGATGCTTCCCAAGGACCACACCAGCGAGAAGCCCCAGGAGAAGAAGCAGAAGGTTCTCGAACGCGCCGCCAAGGTCATCGGTACGGGACTGGTCTGCAAGGCGCTGGCGGGATGCCCCGCCCCACAACAGGTGCGCCCGACTCCGGAGCCCGCTGCATGTCCAGCCGGTTCCACTGAGGCCATGGCCGACAAGCTCGGTGTCCGTGTCGGGGAAATGGTCTCCGGGTACCTTTCAACCAAAGGGGGTGCTCAGGACATCACCGTTCGCCAAGGCGCTACTTCCATCGAGTTGGGTCCTCTCAAGCCCGACAAAGAGGGAGGGGACATCTTCCTGTCTGGCATACTCACCATCGGGGAGGAGCGCGTGTACGGCCAATTCACCCAGGCGCGTATTCGGGACGGGCAGCCGTTCCCGGTCTGCTTCGAGATGAGAGACATCTTCAAGAGGGGCAAAGGTAGTGCCATCAGTGAGCGACACGGAGACCCCGATTCCGCCCGCATCTGGTCCACGGTGGACCTGAAGGCCGTTGACAGATTCGAGTGAGCGCCAGGCAACCGGGTGGAAGAGATGAATGGGACCCAGACACGACAGGGCCCAGAGGCGAAATGGATGCGAGCACCGTTTCCGCACCGGAGTTCCCGTCTCGTGTTCACGTTGCTGTCTGCCGCGCTCCTGATGATGGTGCTTGTTGCAGGGGGTTCCGCCGCTGCCCAGACGTGTCCTCCGCTTGGAGAAGCGGAAGGCCGTTGCATCGAGTTGACGGCGGACGGGGCTGGTGAAGTATCCGAGGCACAGCTCAGCCCGGGACTGGCCACGACATTCCTCTTCGACTCGGATGTACGCGCGGACAGTGTGCTGCCGGAGAATCGCGAGCACTTCGAGGTGATGGACCTCGGGAAACGCACTCTTACGCTCGTTCCATCGGAGAGGATGCTCGGCAAGAATCCCAGCACGGTGACGGTGTGTTTCGCGAGCAACGAGGCCCCAGCGTGCGCGACCTTCCGGCTGCTGCTGCATCCCTCGATTGGCGAGCGGCAGGTGAGGATCTTCCGCCATCCGCGTCCAGTGGAGTCCATTCAAGCCGAGTTGAAGAAAGCCTACGCGGAGAGCGCGAAACTGCAGGCGGAACTCGTACAGATGCGCGCAGAACAAGGCGAGCCGGGCGGACTCACAGGCATGTTCGTTTCCGGCATGGTGGACACGAGGGGCATTCACTGTTCGGAGGTCCGTGTCGTCCAGAGACCGGGAAATGCGCTGTCCGCGCTACGTATCATTACCTGCCGCGCGCGAGGGCGGATGGTCATGCTGGTGGACTTGAAGAACGACGACGCGGCGCCCTGGATGCCGCAAGGTGCCCGGCTCACTGGCCCCAAGGGAGAAGAACTCAAGGGCGCCGTGTGGACACCAGAGCCCGTCCGTCTGGGCAAATCTCGCCCCCTCTACATCGAAGTACAGGCCGAGGACGCGCGGACCGTGGGCCCCTTCACCCTGAAGCTCTGGGAGGCGGATGGGCCACGCACCGTCACTCTCGGCAACGTGGCATTCCCGGTTCTGACGGAGGGGCCGGGGCTCTGAATCGAACCCCACCCGCGCCTCTCTCCCGCCCAGGCACGATCAGGGGTAATGTTCCTTCATTTGGAACCGCTCGACACCCTTCGTCTGATTCTCGCCGGCCTGCTCTTCGGGCTGGGACTGCTGGGCCTCTTCAAGGCGCCCCTGGGCTCCCTCTGGAAGCCCGCCGTGGCCGCAACCGAGTGGGGCCACGTCCTGGCCGTCTTCCCGCTCCTCTTGTTGCTGCTGCCCGGTGGAACAGGCTTCGGCGCCCGGGTCGCGTGGTGCCTGGCCGCGCTCGCCGTGATTCTCCTGCTCTCCTCCCTGATCCGGGCCCTCAGGTACGTGAAGGGACTGGAGGCGGACTTCGCCAAGACCTTCGGTCCCGTCCAGCCTCGCACCCTCCCCGGGGCTCCAGCACGAACCGCGCCCCTCGTCCTGGGCGATCTGCTCTCGGTCTCCACCCCCGTGGTGACCCCCACCCGGCACACCTACCGGGAAGTCGACGGCCATGTTCTGCAGCTGGACCTGTACCGAAGCCCCGGGGCTCCCCGGCCGCTGCCACTCGTCGTGGTGATCCACGGAGGCTCCTGGAACAGCGGGGACAGCTCCCAGCTCAACTGGCTGAACAACTACCTCTCCGCCCGAGGCTTCGCGGTCGCGGCGATCAACTACCGGCTCGCGCCCCGTCACACCTTCCCGGCCCAGCGCGATGACGTGCTCGCCGCCCTCTCCTGGCTGCGAGAGAACGCCTCCCAGCTGGAGCTGGATCCCTCCCGCATCGCCTTCCTCGGGCGCTCCGCTGGAGGCCAGCTGGCGCTGCTCGCCGCCTACACGGCACGCGATCCGGCGATCCGCGCGGCCGTCGCCCTGTATGCGCCCACGGACCTCAACTGGGGCTGGGCCAACCCCACCAACCCCCGGGTGATGGACAGCCCCAAGACCCTGAGCGAGTACCTCGGAGGAACGCCTGCCCAGGTCCAGGCGCACTTCGATGCCGCGTCGCCCATCGACTTCGTGCTCCCCAGTTCGCCCCCCACCCTGTTGGTTCATGGGACCCGGGACGAGCTGGTCCTCGCCGAACAGAGCCGGCGTCTGGCCAGACGTCTGGAACAGGCCAACGTCCCCCACCTGCAGCTCGAGCTCCCCTGGGCCACGCACGGCTGTGACGCGAACCCCGCGGGACCGGGAGGACAGATCACCACCTGGGCCGTGGAGCGCTTCCTCGCCGCCGCCTTTCAGGACGCTCCGAGACCCTCCGCGGGTTAGACCCAGAGAAAGTGCGACAAGGCTCCATGCCCAACTGGAAACGACTGCAGCAGCTCAACGCGGGTGAGGCCATCTGGTACTCGGACCCTCAGCTCGACACCAAGGACGAGGTCTGGTTCTACAACCAGGGCGGTGCGTTGCGCATCTGGAGCGAGGGCACGCTCCACAAGGAGGACCCGAAGGTCTTCAAGGGCCTGAAGCCCGTCGAGCGCAGGCACACCCTCTACCGGCTCAGCAGTCTCCTCCACGTCGATGTCGAGGTTCGGGGCGAACAGTCCCTCATCTGCCGGGGCACCCTGAACGGCGCGCACCTCGTCTCCCGCATCGAGACCTCGCGGATCGAGGCGCTGCTGGCGCGCTACCGGAAGCTGGGCTTCAAGGACGGCGCGCCGTGGAATGCGTCGGCGAAGTACGTGACGCGCCGCGAATACCACCTGAACGACTCCAAGTACTGGGACATCCGCGTGGACGGCGAGCATGTGTTCGAGGACTACTCGAAGCAGACGACCCTCGCGAGCCGTGAAGCCGCCCTCGCGCGGGCCGAGCAGCGCGTCCGTGCCAGGGAAAAAGCCGGCTTCCAGCTGCGCAACATCGAGCTCGAGAAGGCCCGCTTCTCCAATCCGGAGCCCAAGCCCGCGCCTGGCGCCCCCAAGCGCGCGCCTCCGCCCAAGGGCCCAGCCTTCCCGAAGCCCCAGGACGCCTTCGAGGCCGTGGACACGGCCATCGCGATGCTGAAGGACCTGCACACGCGCTACCCCACGGGGCACTTCGTCGCGGAACAGCTCGACGTGGCGAAGGAGAAGAAGCGCATCGCCTCGGTCGAGGAGCATGCGTCCTTCTTCAAGCGCATGCACAAGGAGCGCATCGGCCGTTGGCAGACGGCGAAGCCGGGCAAGCCCAAGAAGCGCGAGTCGAGCTGGGACTACTTCCTGCGCGTCTACGGCTCCATTACCTGGATCGTGGGCAGCGGCGCCGACGACGACCTGCCCATGTTCCTGTGTGGCAACGTCACGGGTGGCGGCTGGAGCTGCCTGGAGGTCAGCAACGACCTGTATGAGATGGACGACCTCGTGGAAGCCACCGGCAACACGGACCTGGAGGAACTCCTCGTGTTCCACGGCGGGTGGCATACCCGCAAGTCCTTCGCATTCGACTGTCGCGTCGCCTCGCCCTCCGGGGAACTGGCCATCATTCCCTTTGACGAGAGCATCGAGAAGCTGCCCCGCCCCATGAAGCCCGAGCGCGTGCAGCCCTTCGGCACGTGGCTCCACAAGCGCGTCTCCGAGCTGATCCGCACGGCGGAGGCGAACCTGCACGAGGCACAGTGAAGAATCCAGTCCAGCCCCGCGCCCCCCGACTACACTGAGTCACGGAGTTCGCTCATGTCGCACCGTCGGAGGCAAAGACACATGAGACGTCTGGTCGCGCCGTCATTCATCGTGATTCTCATGTTGCTGGGTTGTGAGACGAGCACGCCAGCCACGGTCGAACCCACGCCAGAAGACGCGGGCACCCAGACGCCTCCCCTCCCCACCAAGAGCGCCAAGCGGGGAATCGCCTTCGACCTCGCGACTCCGGAGGACCTCGCCGCCCTCTCCCCAGGGGTGAGCTGGTGGTACAACTGGAGCCCCCAGCCCCATCGGAATGTGCCCACGGACTACCGGTCCCGCTACGGCATGGACTTCCTCCCCATGCTGTGGAACGGGAACTTCGACGCCACGAGCATCGAGGCGTTCCTCAAGGCCCATCCCGAAATCAAATACTTGCTGCTCCTCAACGAGCCCAACCTCACGGACCAGGCCAACATGTCGCCCCAGGACGCGGCGCGGCTGTGGCCCAGGTACGAGAGCGTCGCCGCGAATACGGGGGTCAAGCTGGTCGGCCCCGCGATGAGCTGGGGAACCTATCCGGGCTACTCGGACCCGGTCGTCTGGCTCGATGCGTTCTACGCCGCCTACCGCGCGGCCAACGGGAACCGCGACCCGCGCATCGATTACCTCGCGTTCCACTGGTACGACTACGGGCTCGCGGGTCAGCTGGACCGGCTCAAGAAGTACGGCAAGCCATTCTGGGTCACCGAATTCGCCAACTGCCACAGCCAGAAGGATGGCGCGCAGATCGACTCGGTCGCCAAACAGAAGGCCCAGATGACGGAAATGGTGGCCGTCTGCGAGAGCCGTGAGGACGTGTTCCGCTACGCCTGGTTCACGGGGCGATGGACGAACGATCCGTGCTTCGCCAGCCTTCTGGGCGCTCCGGGAACCCTGACGGAGCTGGGCGCCCATTACCTCGCCCAGCCCTTCCACTGACGACACCACCACTCGCGACGGCGCGAGCTACGACCCAGAGTGTGTCAGCCTATCACTATAGGATGATCGCCCTCATGAGTCGGGGCAGGCGCACAGGAGCGCCTTCCGCACGTTGGAGTGGAACATGATCGCAGTCCACCTGGGCCGACGTTCTTCATCTTGGATTCTCATCCTGGGGCTCTCTGTCACGGGAGTGCTCGCTGGCTGCAGCTTGTCGTCGGATGACCCGTCCGACGAAAATCCGCCACCCGACGCGGGAAGTCCCGATGCGGGAAGTCCCGACGCGGGGCCGCCTCCTGATTTCACCTGGGGCAGCGGCACGGACACCGGCAAGCTCGAGGGCAACGTGTGGACCCCTGGGCGTGACGCGACGGGACTCGTGAACCAGGCGTCGTGGGCGCTCGTCCCCAAGGGGCGGTGGATCGAGGTCGCTGGTACGCCGCTCACCTCGCTCGACGCGGACGTCAAGGCGGCGCTTCCTGGCTTCCGGGATCTAGGCTCCGGGGGTATCGCCGCGGTCATCAACGCCTACTCCGGCGTGGCGGTCGACGCGCCTCGCGCCCGCTGGTGGGCCTTCGGCGGCGGGCACGCCGACAGCTCCAACAACGGCCTCTACCGCTTCGACATGGCGAAGATGCGCTGGAGCATCGAGCAGCTCCCCGACAACTCGGCGAACTGGACGAAGGTCGTCTATGGGGGCACGTACAGCTACTACCCGCCCGCCGCGGAGTACTCCAAGGCCCACCCGGACAGCGACGTCTACGCGGATGAGTTCTTCGACCCGGACCGGCCCGCCGCGTCGACTGGCAACCCGGTGGCTCGCCACACGTACAACGGGCTCGTCTACAACCCGGACCTCCAGGAGGTGGCCTTTGGCGTCCGGCGGATGTGGCGCTACAGCCTGACCACCCACACCTGGAAGCGCCACAACCCCTTCAACACCCCAGGGGCCATCTACGACGGGGTGACCGGATATGGCGGCTCGTCCGGCTGGACGTTCTGGGACGAGGTGAAACACCGTTACCTCTTTGGCCCCACGGAGAACTACAGCTATTCGAGGTGGTGGTCCTTCGACACCGACGACCAGTCCTGGAACTGGGAGACCGTCACTCCCCCCGCGTGGTTTTTCGCCCAGATGGTCAGGCTCGATCGGAAGCTGGTGAGCTTCCCCTACCCGGAGTCGGAACACGGCACCTTCCCTCCGCAGTTCATCACGTACGACATGGATACGGGGAAGTGGGAGCGCCTGCTCCTGGAGCACGACCTCGAGCTCTCACGCTGCTACACCGATTACTTCGAGGGAATGATCTTCACCTACGTGCCACCGCTCAAGCGCTACATCGCCGCGTTCCCGTACGACCGCGACGGGGATGGGCGCTTCGAGTACCGGACCTTCGAGGTCGACGCGACGACCCTCAAGCTGAGCGAGGCGCCGCAGTGGGAGGCCGGCGCCTTCGGCGGGTGGCACGACCTCGTCAAGAACCGCTTCTTCTACCTGGAGACGCACAACGCCCTCGTCTACGTGCGCAAGGGAGAAGAGAACCTGCGCGTCTTCCGGCTCCCCTGAGCCAGCACCCCGCCTTCCGCGCCCCGGGAAGTTCCTCCTGGGCGGCCACGAGCCAAGGCTCCCGTGACACCGCCGCATGTGTGGCGGCGGTGTTGCCAAACGTATGAAGTTCTACGAGCTCAACAGAGATCCCTCACCGCGCAATACGGGCAACCTGAACGCCGCTCACGCGTGGAAGCTGCCCGGTGTGGAGCCCTGCCCGGCCTGTCATCTGCAGCCCGAGATGCATACATTCGCTCAATACCCATGCGTGGACCTTTCGGGGCTACCACTGGAGGAGCAGAAGAAGCTGTCCAGTGCCTGGCCCGTCCCGCACGAGGAATTCATCCGGCGGCGCGAGCTCGTGCGTCCGCTGGCGCCTCCAGGCGCCGTGCTGCAGCCAGGAGCGGTGTTCGGCCCGCTCCAAGGTACGGGTCAGGGCTACTTCGGCCAGCTCAGCATGCAGAACGCCATGTCCCTCTGCATGCGCCGCGAGGCCCTGGAGCGATTGCAGGACGCGGGTATCCGCGGCCTCCGTGGCTGCCCCACCCAGGTGCGCTTCCGCACCAAGAACGCACCCGAACTGCGGGACATCCAACTCGAGTCACACGGGCGGCTCCACCCGGACTGCCTGCCGCCCGAAGAGCCTCGATGTCCCGTGTGCAATGTCGACAAGGGTTTCGTGCTCCCGGACCTGTACTGGCTCGACGCCACACGGATGCCGGAGCACGTGGACATCTTCCGCCTGGGCGAGGTCTCGGGAATCATCGTCGCCAATGAGCGCCTGGTGGATGCGGTGCACCACCTGGAACTGGATGGGGTCGTCTTCAAGGAGCTGGAGGCCCGTTGAGCCGCGCGGGCGTCCTTCCCGGCTCAGGCCACCCGCTCCACGGAGAAGCGCCGGGAAGGAGAGACCAGTTCCTCCTGGGCGGCCACGAGCCGCAGCTCCCGTGAGCCCGCCGCGTGCGTCGCGGCGAAGATGCCGAAGATGGAGGCAGCCGTCTCCCCGAGCGCCTCCCCCGCCTCCCGGCCACTCAGCAGGTGCGAGAGGAAGAGCGCCGCCACGGCGTCTCCCGCGCCATTGGGCGGAGGCTGCATCGGCAACTGCGGGGTGAGGACCAGCCAGGCGCCCGCATCCGTGGCCGCCAGCATCTCAATGGTCCCCGGCGCCGTCTCCTCCCGCAGCAGGCTCGTCACCAGCACCACGCGCGGGCCCTTCTCGCGCAGGGCCGCGGCGGCCTTCAACGCGTCGTCCAGGGTGCGCACCGTGCGGCCAGTGAGGTACTCCAGCTCGAACTGGTTGGGCGTAGTGATGTCCGCGGCCGGGACCGCCCGATCGCGCATGAACTCGGGGATGCCCGGCCGCACGAACATGCCTCGGCCCACGTCCCCCATCACCGGATCGCAGCAGTACAGCGCCTTCGGGTTGGCCGCCCTCACCTTCGCCACCGCATCGAGGATCGCCGAGCCCGTCTCCGCGTTCCCCATGTAGCCGGACAGCACCGCCTGGCACTCTCCCAGCACACCCCGCTCGGCGATGCCGTTCACCACCTCCGCCACGTGCGAGGGCTCGAATACCTGCCCACGCCACTGGCCGTAGCCGGTGTGGTTGCTGAACTGCACCGTGTTGACCGACCACACGTCGTGACCGAGGCGCTGCAGCGGAAAGGTCGCCGCCCGGTTGCCGACGTACCCGTAGGACACATGCGATTGAATGGAGAGGATGGCCACGAGCTATTCACTGCCACGGGCCAGCCCTCGCGTCCACCCCTACGACAGTGGGAGCTCCAACGTGGCGGTGGCGCCCCTACCCGGTCCCTCGCTCTCCAGGGAGAGGTTGCCTCCCAGCATCTTCGCCGCCAGCGCGCTGGAATGCAGGCCCAGGCCATGGCCGCCCTCGCGCGTCGTGAAGCCTTGGGAGAAGAGCCGCTCGCGGTGCTCGTGCGCGATGCCGATGCCGTTGTCCTCCACCAAGATGCGCGCCACGTGGCCCACCGCCTCGAGCCGCACGCGCATGTGACGCTGTCCGGCGGGTAGCGACTGCGTGGCGTTCCGGGCGTTGCTGAACAGGTTGATGAGGATCTGCAACACCTTGTGTTTGTCCACACGAACCCTGGGCAGCGAGGGGAACTCCTCCCGGGTGACGATGATGCCGTGGCGCTGGAGCGCGGGCCGCTGGATGCTCAACGCATCCTCCAGGAGCTGGGAGAGGTCGCACTCCTCGGTGACGAGCGTGTTGCTCGCATAGTTCTGCTGGACGTGGACGATGGCGCGGATGTGCTCGATGTGCAGGCCCATCGCATCCAGGCCATCCTTGAAGGACCCCCGCTCCTCGAGCAGCGCGTCGGCCAGGGCGGAGAGGTAGCTCGACAGCCGGGAGCCATTGGGATCGCGGGTGAGGAAGTCCGCCAGGTCGTCCCGGTGCTCCTCGAGCAGCGAGGTGGCCTGCTTCAACCGCCCCATGCGTGAGGAGCCCACCATCTCGCGCATCGTCTGGAGGTTGATGACGGCGCTGGTGAGGACGTTGCCCACGTTGTGGAGCACGTTGGCGGCGATCTCCGCCATGCCGGCCGCGCGAGCCATGTCCACCAGCCGGGATTGGGTCTGCTTCAGCTCCCGGGTGCGCTCCTCCACCCGCTTCTCCAGGTCGTCATTGGCGCGGCGCAGGGCCGTCTCGGCGCGTTGGACCTCGGTGTACAGCCGGGCATTCTCGATGGAGATGGCGGCCTGGGAGGCCAGCTGGCCGAGCAGCGACAGGCGCGCCGGGGTGAAGGCGTTGGTGGCCAGGTCGTTCTCCAGGTACAGCACGCCGCGAAACTCCTCCTGGCGCAGCAGGGGCAGGCAGAGCACGGAGCGGGCACGGCCACGCGCGAACCACGCCTCGGAGGAGAACGGGTGGGGCTGGGTGACGTCGCCGATGAGCACGTGCTCCCGCGTGCGCTTCACGTAGGAGATGACGGACCACGGAAGCGAGGGCTCGTCCGCGCCCGGGGTGGAGCCCTCGGGCGAGGTGCCCGAGACGGCGACGACCAGGAGCTTGTCTCCGTCGGGCAACAACAAGGCCCCGCGCTGGGCTCCCGCGTTCTCCATGGCGACACGCAGCAGCGTGTTCGCCAGCCGCTCGAGGACGATCTCCCCGGAGATGGCTTGCTGGGCCTTCACCACGGTGAGCGCGTCGATCTGCGAGGAGCCCGTGTCCGTGGTGGTCTCATCGGCGGTGTCACTGGAGGCCAGGTGCGGCCACCACGTCTCCAGATGTCTGGCCTTCCCCCTCGCGCCCCAGCGCAGCCAGTCCTGCCGGGACTTGCGCGCGTAGGAGTCCGCGATGGAAGGCATGCGCTGGTCGCGCCAGAAGCGGGCCGCCAGCTCACTCGCGAGGGCCGCGTAATGGTGGAAGCCCCGCGCCCGAGCGGAGTGGAGAGCCTCCTCGTAGGCCCGGAAGGCGTCATCCTGGCGGCCCGAGACGCGCGCCAGCTCCCCGAAGGCGAGCCTCTCGGGCACCTGGAAGGTCTCGGGACAGGCGCTGACCCACTCCGCCAGTTGCCGATGGTCCCCGCGCAACTGCTCGAGGGCCCGGTCTCGCTCCCCGGGCGGCAGCTCCTCCATGCAAGCGGCCAGGGACAGAGCCCGGAAGAGGTGGAAGTCCAGCAGTTGGATGTGGCCGAGCGAGGACCAGAGCAGCTCGCTGGCCCTGGCTCCCGCGGAGAGCGCCTCCTGGTAGGCGCCGCACATGAAGCGCGACTGCATCTTCAGGATCCAGTACCAGCACCGCAGGGTGCTCATGCGCTCCGGCGACAGGGCCGCCTCGAACGCCTCCTCGTCGAAGTCCTCCCCGCTCAGGGAGCTGAACGAGGGCGTGAGGCCCCGGAGCTGCTGCACGTAGCGCTGGGTGAAGTGGATGATGTCCCGTGAGTCCACGAAGCCGGCCCGGCGGGCGAAGTCCAGACGCGCCACCGACTCCTGATAGACCTCCCCCAGGTCGTGTCCCAGCGAGAGACGATCCGTGACGATGTGGTTGCTGCAGTAGCCGGCCACCTGGATGTCACTGGCCTGGAGCGCGGCCTGGAAGGCCTCGCGGATGAGCTCCAGGCAGGTGGAGAGCGGCTGGGTCCAATAGCTGATGATCTCCATGCCATAGAGCGCCTTGCCCCGAAAGGCGGTCAGCGCATGGCGCTCGACGAGATCACACGCGAGCTGACCGAAGGCCTGGGCCTCCCGGTAACGCTTGAAGGCGGGTCCCAGCACGATGCCGTACCAGGAGTACCCGTGCACGGAGGCGGCCGTGTTGCCGTGGCGGAGGCTCAGGGAGACCATCCGGCTCAGGTGGAGGATGAGCAGGTTGGAGTCCGTGACGTACGACGGCGCGAACAGGGCGCCGAGCATGCTCATCACCGCCTCCAGGTCCGGGTCGTCCGTGAAGGGCAGCTCGATGAGGCTCTCGATGGAGCGGCCCCCCAGCAGCGTCCGCACCTCCTCTTCGGCCGCCACCACCTCCTCCCAGGTGGGATGGGGTGACATCGGCATGCCCATCAGCGCCAGGCCCTCCAGCAGGCAGGTGATGGCGCTCTGGAGGTCTCCCGTCCCGGCGAGGATGTTGGTCTTCAGGCAGTAGGCGGCCGCCGTCTCCACCCGGGTGCGGGTCCGGGCCAGGAGCTCCTCCACCAGGCGGAGCGCCTCGGCGGCGTTGCCGTTCATGAACTCGCAGTTCGCGTGCTCCAGACGCAGCTTGAAGGCCAGCTCCGGTTCCGTCTCCCAGGGATTGCCGGGCAGCAACTGGAAGGCCTTGGAGAGATAGGCGACGGCCGAGCGGAACGCGGTCGACGCCTTGGCCCGCCTGCCCGCCTCGGCGTTCAGACGCGCCACGTGCAGGCGCTCCTCGGGAGCCTCCAGGAGCTCGAACCCCGCGTTGAACTGGCCCACGACATCGAAGAGCTTCTCCTGCACCTCTTCCGGCGACAGGCTGGCCAGCAGCAAGCGGCCGATGCGCAGGTGGATGACCTTGCGCTCCTGCT
This is a stretch of genomic DNA from Archangium violaceum. It encodes these proteins:
- a CDS encoding trifunctional serine/threonine-protein kinase/ATP-binding protein/sensor histidine kinase, with the protein product MLDIPGYTLRGAIKPTGANQLFHAVRDADGQALILKTPTAAFPGPRESERYRRELGILQRLQGVKGVVQVHACERLRDRPVLLLEKVEGQPLSELLTEQPFEVARVLDLAISLCSSLAELHCRGIVHRDLKPSNIIVAPSGETWLIDFGSATPQLVEHVEAAPISWMEGTLAYMSPEQTGRMNRAVDYRTDFYSLGVTLYELLTGSRPFQGRDALEWFHAHMAVAPEPPLERVPGLPPVLSAIVLKLLAKVAEERYQSAEGLKADLERCRDNLLRGLYEDFPLGVYDHPTRFQLPQRLYGRDTHATALIQGFERVARDGRPELVLVRGYSGIGKSAVVHELHKPVVRQRGFFMSGKFDQFQQAIPYATLAQAIRGLTQQLLAGSDEELARWREHLVGAWEGHGQVLLDVVPQLELITGKQPPCPELPPSEAQHRFNRVFRKFLGVFATSEHPLVVFLDDLQWVDQASLRLIHHLLTHPETPPVLLIGAWRDNEVTPSHPLTLALEELREAGARMTELHLEPLSLQEVRQLVADTLPGAGAEVVEPLSALAREKTGGNPFFLRRLLLTLHEDGLLARTPQGRWRWDAEAVGRKGYSDNVVDFLAGKLRQLPLETQHLLRLAACVGNVFALPLLARVSSIAETADVERGLEPAFLEGLLVHVGPEQYRFLHDRIQQAARDFIPEQERKVIHLRIGRLLLASLSPEEVQEKLFDVVGQFNAGFELLEAPEERLHVARLNAEAGRRAKASTAFRSAVAYLSKAFQLLPGNPWETEPELAFKLRLEHANCEFMNGNAAEALRLVEELLARTRTRVETAAAYCLKTNILAGTGDLQSAITCLLEGLALMGMPMSPHPTWEEVVAAEEEVRTLLGGRSIESLIELPFTDDPDLEAVMSMLGALFAPSYVTDSNLLILHLSRMVSLSLRHGNTAASVHGYSWYGIVLGPAFKRYREAQAFGQLACDLVERHALTAFRGKALYGMEIISYWTQPLSTCLELIREAFQAALQASDIQVAGYCSNHIVTDRLSLGHDLGEVYQESVARLDFARRAGFVDSRDIIHFTQRYVQQLRGLTPSFSSLSGEDFDEEAFEAALSPERMSTLRCWYWILKMQSRFMCGAYQEALSAGARASELLWSSLGHIQLLDFHLFRALSLAACMEELPPGERDRALEQLRGDHRQLAEWVSACPETFQVPERLAFGELARVSGRQDDAFRAYEEALHSARARGFHHYAALASELAARFWRDQRMPSIADSYARKSRQDWLRWGARGKARHLETWWPHLASSDTADETTTDTGSSQIDALTVVKAQQAISGEIVLERLANTLLRVAMENAGAQRGALLLPDGDKLLVVAVSGTSPEGSTPGADEPSLPWSVISYVKRTREHVLIGDVTQPHPFSSEAWFARGRARSVLCLPLLRQEEFRGVLYLENDLATNAFTPARLSLLGQLASQAAISIENARLYTEVQRAETALRRANDDLEKRVEERTRELKQTQSRLVDMARAAGMAEIAANVLHNVGNVLTSAVINLQTMREMVGSSRMGRLKQATSLLEEHRDDLADFLTRDPNGSRLSSYLSALADALLEERGSFKDGLDAMGLHIEHIRAIVHVQQNYASNTLVTEECDLSQLLEDALSIQRPALQRHGIIVTREEFPSLPRVRVDKHKVLQILINLFSNARNATQSLPAGQRHMRVRLEAVGHVARILVEDNGIGIAHEHRERLFSQGFTTREGGHGLGLHSSALAAKMLGGNLSLESEGPGRGATATLELPLS